The Primulina huaijiensis isolate GDHJ02 chromosome 12, ASM1229523v2, whole genome shotgun sequence genome has a window encoding:
- the LOC140989998 gene encoding bidirectional sugar transporter SWEET3b isoform X1, translating to MDQKLRLPVGILGNAASMLLYAAPILTFSRVIRKRSTEEFSCTPYIIALLNCLLYTWYGLPVVSYKWENFPVVTINGLGILLEFSFIMIYLYFASANRKRKVVMLTIPVTLVFCFTAILSAFVFHDHHHRKMFVGSIGLAASITMYGSPLVVMKQVIQTKSVEFMPFYLSLFSFLASSLWMAYGLLSRDLFLASPNLVGSPLGILQLLLYCKYRKLGITEEPKEWDLEKNHKKQMPHLKTSAENDEEKSMQSLKVTPQAKDDEQSTVNFQLVVTDATNGQRGTM from the exons ATGGATCAAAAATTGCGTCTGCCAGTAGGCATTTTGG GAAATGCAGCCTCCATGCTACTATACGCTGCGCCAAT ATTAACTTTCTCAAGGGTGATAAGAAAGAGAAGCACTGAAGAGTTTTCGTGTACTCCGTATATCATAgctttattaaattgtttactTTACACTTGGTATGGCTTGCCAGTTGTAAGTTACAAGTGGGAAAACTTTCCAGTGGTTACTATTAATGGTTTGGGCATTCTTCTGGAGTTCTCCTTCATAATGATATATCTCTATTTTGCTTCAGCAAATAGGAAG AGGAAGGTAGTCATGTTAACAATACCTGTTACCCTGGTGTTCTGCTTCACTGCAATTCTATCAGCATTTGTCTTTCATGATCACCACCATCGCAAAATGTTTGTCGGAAGCATCGGCCTGGCAGCATCTATAACAATGTACGGTTCTCCGCTGGTGGTTATG AAACAAGTGATACAAACTAAGAGCGTGGAGTTTATGCCATTCTACTTGTCATTATTCTCATTTCTGGCTAGTTCACTCTGGATGGCTTACGGATTACTAAGTCGTGATCTTTTCCTTGCG TCTCCAAACCTGGTTGGTAGCCCTTTAGGCATCCTCCAGCTTTTGCTATACTGCAAGTACAGAAAATTGGGAATTACAGAAGAGCCTAAAGAATGGGATCTGGAAAAAAATCACAAGAAGCAAATGCCACATCTAAAGACAAGTGCAGAAAATGATGAAGAGAAATCGATGCAATCTTTGAAGGTGACTCCACAGGCAAAAGATGATGAGCAATCAACAGTAAATTTTCAGCTTGTGGTCACTGATGCAACAAATGGACAAAGGGGAACAATGTAA
- the LOC140989998 gene encoding bidirectional sugar transporter SWEET3 isoform X2, translated as MDQKLRLPVGILGNAASMLLYAAPILTFSRVIRKRSTEEFSCTPYIIALLNCLLYTWYGLPVVSYKWENFPVVTINGLGILLEFSFIMIYLYFASANRKRKVVMLTIPVTLVFCFTAILSAFVFHDHHHRKMFVGSIGLAASITMYGSPLVVMSPNLVGSPLGILQLLLYCKYRKLGITEEPKEWDLEKNHKKQMPHLKTSAENDEEKSMQSLKVTPQAKDDEQSTVNFQLVVTDATNGQRGTM; from the exons ATGGATCAAAAATTGCGTCTGCCAGTAGGCATTTTGG GAAATGCAGCCTCCATGCTACTATACGCTGCGCCAAT ATTAACTTTCTCAAGGGTGATAAGAAAGAGAAGCACTGAAGAGTTTTCGTGTACTCCGTATATCATAgctttattaaattgtttactTTACACTTGGTATGGCTTGCCAGTTGTAAGTTACAAGTGGGAAAACTTTCCAGTGGTTACTATTAATGGTTTGGGCATTCTTCTGGAGTTCTCCTTCATAATGATATATCTCTATTTTGCTTCAGCAAATAGGAAG AGGAAGGTAGTCATGTTAACAATACCTGTTACCCTGGTGTTCTGCTTCACTGCAATTCTATCAGCATTTGTCTTTCATGATCACCACCATCGCAAAATGTTTGTCGGAAGCATCGGCCTGGCAGCATCTATAACAATGTACGGTTCTCCGCTGGTGGTTATG TCTCCAAACCTGGTTGGTAGCCCTTTAGGCATCCTCCAGCTTTTGCTATACTGCAAGTACAGAAAATTGGGAATTACAGAAGAGCCTAAAGAATGGGATCTGGAAAAAAATCACAAGAAGCAAATGCCACATCTAAAGACAAGTGCAGAAAATGATGAAGAGAAATCGATGCAATCTTTGAAGGTGACTCCACAGGCAAAAGATGATGAGCAATCAACAGTAAATTTTCAGCTTGTGGTCACTGATGCAACAAATGGACAAAGGGGAACAATGTAA